The following proteins are encoded in a genomic region of Cataglyphis hispanica isolate Lineage 1 chromosome 1, ULB_Chis1_1.0, whole genome shotgun sequence:
- the LOC126848413 gene encoding exostosin-1: MQAKKRYLLLFVTCAFLGYCYFGGYRLKSEKWTGRSQLPYERLPSYLSLNEEFYDKDLKTSSGTLAMSQRARHCRMETCFDFTRCKQGFTVYVYPVEEAISPLYQKILNVITESRYYTSDPARACIFVLALDTLDRDPLSTEFVHNLPSKLLHLPYWNNGRNHLIFNLYSGTWPDYAEESLTFDVGYAMLAKASMSIFRHRPDFDVSIPLFGKQHPERGGESGQALENNFPNNKKYVAAFKGKRYVHGIGSETRNALYHLHNGKDLVFVTTCRHGKAWRELQDEHCQQDNQEYDTYDYEILLMNATFCLVPRGRRLGSFRFLEALRAGCIPVILSNGWALPFHERIDWTQAAIFSDERLLLQIPDIVRSVSNVQILKLRQQTQFLWERYFSSIEKIVFTAFENIRERLPWEGVRERIVWNTSPGALVILPQFADSQQELPFSNSNPGNTFTAIIYSQLGSTAVLYRLLRSLAKSKYLDKIILMWNSDIPVPRKPRWQGIKASIHIVAVDGISQRFYPYPLIKTSAILSLDEDATLNTDEIDFAFTVWRSFPDRIVGYPARSHYWDDSKRSWGYTSKWTNDYSIILTGAAFYHRYYNTLYTELLSSTLHKTVEQSQNCEDILMNFLVSHVTRRPPIKVTQRKLYKDTAVAGIRSPWNDPDHFIQRQTCMNTFVAVFGYMPLLRSNMRLDPVLFKDSVSNLRKKYRQIELVSN; the protein is encoded by the exons atgcaaGCCAAGAAACGCTATCTATTATTGTTTGTCACATGCGCGTTTCTTGGTTACTGTTATTTTGGCGGATATCGTTTGAAAAGCGAAAAATGGACAGGCAGATCTCAGTTGCCTTACGAGCGATTGCCTTCATATTTAAGTCTAAATGAAGAATTCTATGACAAAGATTTAAAGACATCCAGTGGGACTTTAGCTATGTCCCAACGTGCAAGACATTGTCGCATGGAAACTTGCTTTGATTTTACCAGATGCAAGCAAGGTTTCACCGTATATGTGTATCCAGTTGAAGAAGCGATAAGTCCATTAtaccaaaaaatattaaatgttatcacAGAATCGAGATATTATACGTCAGACCCAGCACGGGCATGTATATTTGTCTTAGCTCTCGATACATTAGATAGAGATCCCTTATCTACTGAATTTGTACACAATCTTCCTTCTAAATTGTTACATCTGCCATATTGGAATAATGGAAGGAATCATCTGATATTTAACTTATACTCTGGTACATGGCCTGATTATGCAGAGGAATCGCTGACTTTTGATGTGGGTTATGCAATGCTTGCTAAAGCTAGCATGTCCATCTTTAGACATAGGCCAGACTTTGATGTGTCGATACCTCTGTTTGGCAAACAACATCCAGAACGTGGTGGTGAATCTGGCCAAgcgttagaaaataattttcctaataataagaaatatgtggCAGCTTTTAAGGGGAAACGATATGTACATGGTATTGGATCTGAAACAAGAAATGCTCTCTATCATTTACATAATGGTAAAGATTTAGTATTTGTTACTACTTGTCGTCATGGAAAAGCTTGGAGAGAATTGCAAGATGAACACTGTCAACAAGATAATCAGGAATACGATAC GTACGACtatgagattttattaatgaatgcAACATTTTGTCTGGTTCCGCGAGGACGACGATTGGGCAGTTTTCGGTTTCTAGAAGCTTTGCGGGCGGGATGTATTCCAGTTATTTTAAGCAATGGTTGGGCTCTTCCTTTTCACGAGCGTATCGATTGGACTCAGGCTGCCATATTTTCCGATGAGAGATTATTACTTCAA ATTCCAGATATAGTACGATCCGTGTCTAATGTACAAATTCTTAAATTGCGACAGCAAACGCAATTTTTATGGGAAAGGTATTTTTCATCTATCGAAAAGATTGTGTTTACTGCGTTTGAG AATATTCGCGAGCGTTTGCCATGGGAAGGCGTGCGAGAAAGAATTGTCTGGAATACCAGTCCTGGAGCTCTAGTGATTTTACCACAATTTGCTGATAGCCAGCAAGAACTTCCTTTTTCAAACAGTAACCCTGGTAATACTTTCACTGCCATAATCTATTCGCAATTGGGATCCACTGCAGTTCTCTATCGCCTGCTTCGGAGTCTCGCAAAAAGCAAGTACCTAGATAAG ataatactTATGTGGAATTCGGACATTCCGGTGCCAAGAAAACCACGTTGGCAAGGTATCAAAGCGTCAATCCACATTGTCGCGGTTGACGGTATATCTCAACGTTTTTATCCTTATCCGTTAATCAAAACTAGTGCCATATTGTCACTTGATGAAGATGCTACTCTAAATACCGATGAGATTGACTTCGCTTTTACGGTTTGGCGATCGTTTCCCGATCGAATAGTAGGGTATCCAGCAAGATCTCATTATTGGGATGACTCAAAG CGTTCCTGGGGTTACACCAGTAAATGGACAAACGATTATAGTATTATTCTTACTGGTGCCGCTTTCTATCATCGCTACTACAATACTTTGTATACCGAATTATTGAGCTCGACTCTCCATAAGACCGTAGAGCAATCGCAGAATTGCGAGGATATACTTATGAATTTCCTAGTGAGTCACGTTACACGAAGACCGCCCATCAAAGTGACGCAGCGTAAGCTATACAAGGATACTGCGGTAGCTGGAATCAG ATCCCCGTGGAACGATCCGGATCATTTCATACAACGACAAACGTGCATGAATACGTTTGTCGCTGTCTTTGGGTATATGCCTCTATTGCGATCTAACATGCGACTGGATCCCGTTCTGTTCAAAGACTCTGTAAGTAATCTGCGTAAGAAGTATAGACAAATTGAATTAGTTAGCAATTAG